A portion of the Glycine max cultivar Williams 82 chromosome 10, Glycine_max_v4.0, whole genome shotgun sequence genome contains these proteins:
- the LOC102664068 gene encoding proteoglycan 4 isoform X1: protein MQSEFSDAKKHREEENPQTLASPEHGTEKKKKKKRKRKKITEESNEQPQVEVCPKPFADSLVSIVPQEENAETSTQNPNPPPRKKKKKNSVQGAEQVQTLDPSILLGVEPDVTKEEGAQQASDLPAETITQNRAPTPKKNKKDVQGAQQQLPICDPSNPTGVEPNFAKEEATQQGDANETAVPGINEERPGPDSMPLEDTPRKKKSAGKKKNVLIKPHGAKLELESKESNNTEHPQQCSSDSELKMKMKKGAEANAENSALCPKPELALPNDKSIPIDSVVNKRTVPTEAKVEDPQACSKPKLASSIDLPAPTNPEKKKEAEPIQNPEARVEPPQPQSCPASCAESPGNPAIPIDQSRRKQKSKRGKEKIIMCSEEKVENQGSSLHMDITLNQVPDQVQQGQTTPISLQPASLTDHTIPVHPATPIDPEQTMKKKKKKQRKNALEWEELNDNKNCTELPEISIQTSPCLIEASPIDPAIPMGSCLTIPICPAISADPEQEMSKKKKKRKSVLKSEAAEPNEHNKLPEAAPPDAPVQKSIYHIDAPSIDPIIPMGPSPPVDTETPIDQGQEMTKKKRKKKKRIVIITEGTETNEHGVKPSETPVERFTYPTVATSIDPKIPVLAPPIDTATPINQSQKTGKKKRKMSALISKGAEPNEHDDKPAGTPVQRSIHSIAEPSIDPTIPTSQAPPVDPATLVDPEPMTKKKRKKRNSALKNEGLESEKHNADPTAETPVQKTEGSTTENFKGRCNAGPAGKTPVQRTDSLRVTKSPFKHHGESSLRCRACRQPGHRFQQCQRLKCLSRDEEVCFFCGEIGHSLGKCNVSQAGGGRFAKCLLCYEHGHFSYNCPQNGHGIDPKVLEDNGAINRTAVESSKRALARFNM, encoded by the exons ATGCAGAGCGAGTTCTCCGATGCGAAGAAGCACAGAGAGGAGGAAAACCCTCAAACACTCGCTTCCCCGGAACATGGCactgagaagaagaagaagaagaagagaaagagaaagaagataaCCGAGGAATCAAATGAGCAGCCCCAGGTTGAGGTATGCCCTAAACCCTTTGCAGACTCATTAGTCTCGATTGTTCCACAAGAGGAAAATGCTGAAACATCTACGCAGAACCCTAACCCACCCCCccggaaaaagaagaagaagaatagtgTTCAAGGTGCAGAGCAAGTTCAAACACTTGATCCTTCGATCCTCTTAGGCGTGGAACCTGATGTTACGAAGGAAGAAGGGGCACAACAAGCTTCAGACCTGCCAGCTGAAACAATTACGCAAAACCGTGCCCCAACCCCCAAGAAAAACAAGAAGGATGTGCAAGGTGCACAACAGCAACTTCCGATATGTGACCCTTCAAATCCGACAGGTGTGGAACCCAATTTTGCGAAGGAAGAAGCAACACAACAAGGTGATGCAAATGAAACTGCGGTCCCTGGAATAAATGAAGAACGCCCTGGACCTGATTCAATGCCTCTGGAAGACACTCCCCGGAAAAAGAAGTCCGCAGGGAAAAAGAAGAATGTGCTTATTAAGCCCCACGGGGCTAAACTTGAACTAGAATCAAAGGAGTCCAATAATACAGAGCACCCTCAACAATGCTCCTCAGACTCAGAActgaaaatgaagatgaaaaaagGGGCAGAAGCCAATGCTGAGAACTCTGCACTGTGCCCTAAACCTGAATTGGCGCTCCCAAATGACAAATCAATCCCTATTGATTCAGTAGTGAACAAAAGGACAGTACCAACTGAAGCTAAGGTGGAAGATCCTCAAGCGTGTTCTAAACCCAAGTTAGCATCCTCAATAGACTTGCCAGCTCCAACAAacccagaaaagaaaaaagaggcaGAACCTATCCAAAACCCTGAAGCACGTGTTGAACCCCCTCAACCTCAATCTTGCCCTGCATCATGTGCAGAGTCTCCGGGTAATCCAGCAATTCCAATTGATCAGagcagaagaaaacaaaaaagcaagaggggaaaagaaaaaataataatgtgctCAGAAGAGAAGGTGGAGAACCAAGGGAGCTCATTGCATATGGACATAACCCTCAACCAGGTTCCAGACCAGGTCCAACAAGGCCAAACAACCCCAATAAGCCTACAACCAGCATCCCTGACAGACCATACAATCCCGGTGCATCCAGCAACCCCAATAGACCCAGAACAGacgatgaagaagaaaaagaagaagcaaaggaaGAATGCGCTGGAGTGGGAAGAgcttaatgataataaaaattgtaCAGAGCTGCCAGAAATCTCAATTCAGACATCTCCATGCCTTATAGAAGCATCCCCAATAGACCCAGCAATTCCAATGGGCTCTTGCCTTACAATCCCAATATGTCCAGCAATCTCAGCAGACCCCGAACAGGAGAtgtcaaagaaaaagaagaaaaggaagagtGTGCTTAAAAGTGAAGCAGCAGAACCCAATGAACATAACAAGCTGCCTGAAGCTGCTCCGCCCGATGCCCCTGTTCAGAAATCTATATACCATATAGATGCACCCTCAATCGACCCAATAATCCCAATGGGCCCATCTCCCCCTGTAGACACAGAAACCCCAATAGACCAAGGTCAGGAGATgaccaagaaaaagaggaagaagaaaaagaggatTGTGATCATAACTGAAGGGACAGAAACCAACGAACACGGTGTCAAGCCATCTGAAACCCCAGTTGAAAGATTTACATATCCTACAGTAGCAACCTCAATAGACCCAAAAATTCCAGTCCTAGCTCCCCCAATAGACACAGCAACCCCAATAAACCAAAGTCAGAAGACTGgcaagaaaaagaggaagatgagTGCCCTTATAAGCAAAGGGGCAGAACCCAATGAACATGATGACAAGCCAGCTGGAACTCCTGTTCAGAGATCTATACATTCTATAGCAGAACCCTCAATAGACCCAACTATTCCAACAAGCCAAGCTCCCCCAGTAGACCCAGCAACCCTGGTAGACCCAGAACCGATgaccaagaaaaagaggaagaaaaggaaCAGTGCACTAAAAAATGAAGGGTTAGAATCTGAGAAACACAATGCTGATCCAACTGCAGAAACCCCAGTTCAAAAAACTGAAGGATCCACAACTGAAAATTTTAAG GGCAGATGCAATGCCGGGCCAGCAGGTAAAACCCCAGTTCAGAGAACTGACAGTCTCAGAGTGACTAAATCTCCCTTTAAACATCATGGTGAAAGTTCCTTG AGATGCCGGGCATGCCGACAGCCTGGTCACAGATTCCAACAATGCCAGAGGCTGAAATGTCTTTCCAGGGATGAGGAAGTTTGCTTCTTTTGTGGGGAAATTGGACATTCACTTGGAAAGTGCAATGTGTCTCAAGCAG GGGGAGGAAGGTTTGCTAAGTGCTTACTCTGTTATGAACATGGACACTTCAGCTATAACTGCCCTCAAAATGGTCATGGAATTGATCCAAAG GTGCTTGAGGACAATGGAGCTATCAATAGAA CAGCAGTGGAAAGCTCAAAGAGAGCTCTTGCGAGGTTTAATATGTGA
- the LOC102664068 gene encoding proteoglycan 4 isoform X3, which produces MQSEFSDAKKHREEENPQTLASPEHGTEKKKKKKRKRKKITEESNEQPQVEVCPKPFADSLVSIVPQEENAETSTQNPNPPPRKKKKKNSVQGAEQVQTLDPSILLGVEPDVTKEEGAQQASDLPAETITQNRAPTPKKNKKDVQGAQQQLPICDPSNPTGVEPNFAKEEATQQGDANETAVPGINEERPGPDSMPLEDTPRKKKSAGKKKNVLIKPHGAKLELESKESNNTEHPQQCSSDSELKMKMKKGAEANAENSALCPKPELALPNDKSIPIDSVVNKRTVPTEAKVEDPQACSKPKLASSIDLPAPTNPEKKKEAEPIQNPEARVEPPQPQSCPASCAESPGNPAIPIDQSRRKQKSKRGKEKIIMCSEEKVENQGSSLHMDITLNQVPDQVQQGQTTPISLQPASLTDHTIPVHPATPIDPEQTMKKKKKKQRKNALEWEELNDNKNCTELPEISIQTSPCLIEASPIDPAIPMGSCLTIPICPAISADPEQEMSKKKKKRKSVLKSEAAEPNEHNKLPEAAPPDAPVQKSIYHIDAPSIDPIIPMGPSPPVDTETPIDQGQEMTKKKRKKKKRIVIITEGTETNEHGVKPSETPVERFTYPTVATSIDPKIPVLAPPIDTATPINQSQKTGKKKRKMSALISKGAEPNEHDDKPAGTPVQRSIHSIAEPSIDPTIPTSQAPPVDPATLVDPEPMTKKKRKKRNSALKNEGLESEKHNADPTAETPVQKTEGSTTENFKGRCNAGPAGKTPVQRTDSLRVTKSPFKHHGESSLRCRACRQPGHRFQQCQRLKCLSRDEEVCFFCGEIGHSLGKCNVSQAGGGRFAKCLLCYEHGHFSYNCPQNGHGIDPKVLEDNGAINRSVFCH; this is translated from the exons ATGCAGAGCGAGTTCTCCGATGCGAAGAAGCACAGAGAGGAGGAAAACCCTCAAACACTCGCTTCCCCGGAACATGGCactgagaagaagaagaagaagaagagaaagagaaagaagataaCCGAGGAATCAAATGAGCAGCCCCAGGTTGAGGTATGCCCTAAACCCTTTGCAGACTCATTAGTCTCGATTGTTCCACAAGAGGAAAATGCTGAAACATCTACGCAGAACCCTAACCCACCCCCccggaaaaagaagaagaagaatagtgTTCAAGGTGCAGAGCAAGTTCAAACACTTGATCCTTCGATCCTCTTAGGCGTGGAACCTGATGTTACGAAGGAAGAAGGGGCACAACAAGCTTCAGACCTGCCAGCTGAAACAATTACGCAAAACCGTGCCCCAACCCCCAAGAAAAACAAGAAGGATGTGCAAGGTGCACAACAGCAACTTCCGATATGTGACCCTTCAAATCCGACAGGTGTGGAACCCAATTTTGCGAAGGAAGAAGCAACACAACAAGGTGATGCAAATGAAACTGCGGTCCCTGGAATAAATGAAGAACGCCCTGGACCTGATTCAATGCCTCTGGAAGACACTCCCCGGAAAAAGAAGTCCGCAGGGAAAAAGAAGAATGTGCTTATTAAGCCCCACGGGGCTAAACTTGAACTAGAATCAAAGGAGTCCAATAATACAGAGCACCCTCAACAATGCTCCTCAGACTCAGAActgaaaatgaagatgaaaaaagGGGCAGAAGCCAATGCTGAGAACTCTGCACTGTGCCCTAAACCTGAATTGGCGCTCCCAAATGACAAATCAATCCCTATTGATTCAGTAGTGAACAAAAGGACAGTACCAACTGAAGCTAAGGTGGAAGATCCTCAAGCGTGTTCTAAACCCAAGTTAGCATCCTCAATAGACTTGCCAGCTCCAACAAacccagaaaagaaaaaagaggcaGAACCTATCCAAAACCCTGAAGCACGTGTTGAACCCCCTCAACCTCAATCTTGCCCTGCATCATGTGCAGAGTCTCCGGGTAATCCAGCAATTCCAATTGATCAGagcagaagaaaacaaaaaagcaagaggggaaaagaaaaaataataatgtgctCAGAAGAGAAGGTGGAGAACCAAGGGAGCTCATTGCATATGGACATAACCCTCAACCAGGTTCCAGACCAGGTCCAACAAGGCCAAACAACCCCAATAAGCCTACAACCAGCATCCCTGACAGACCATACAATCCCGGTGCATCCAGCAACCCCAATAGACCCAGAACAGacgatgaagaagaaaaagaagaagcaaaggaaGAATGCGCTGGAGTGGGAAGAgcttaatgataataaaaattgtaCAGAGCTGCCAGAAATCTCAATTCAGACATCTCCATGCCTTATAGAAGCATCCCCAATAGACCCAGCAATTCCAATGGGCTCTTGCCTTACAATCCCAATATGTCCAGCAATCTCAGCAGACCCCGAACAGGAGAtgtcaaagaaaaagaagaaaaggaagagtGTGCTTAAAAGTGAAGCAGCAGAACCCAATGAACATAACAAGCTGCCTGAAGCTGCTCCGCCCGATGCCCCTGTTCAGAAATCTATATACCATATAGATGCACCCTCAATCGACCCAATAATCCCAATGGGCCCATCTCCCCCTGTAGACACAGAAACCCCAATAGACCAAGGTCAGGAGATgaccaagaaaaagaggaagaagaaaaagaggatTGTGATCATAACTGAAGGGACAGAAACCAACGAACACGGTGTCAAGCCATCTGAAACCCCAGTTGAAAGATTTACATATCCTACAGTAGCAACCTCAATAGACCCAAAAATTCCAGTCCTAGCTCCCCCAATAGACACAGCAACCCCAATAAACCAAAGTCAGAAGACTGgcaagaaaaagaggaagatgagTGCCCTTATAAGCAAAGGGGCAGAACCCAATGAACATGATGACAAGCCAGCTGGAACTCCTGTTCAGAGATCTATACATTCTATAGCAGAACCCTCAATAGACCCAACTATTCCAACAAGCCAAGCTCCCCCAGTAGACCCAGCAACCCTGGTAGACCCAGAACCGATgaccaagaaaaagaggaagaaaaggaaCAGTGCACTAAAAAATGAAGGGTTAGAATCTGAGAAACACAATGCTGATCCAACTGCAGAAACCCCAGTTCAAAAAACTGAAGGATCCACAACTGAAAATTTTAAG GGCAGATGCAATGCCGGGCCAGCAGGTAAAACCCCAGTTCAGAGAACTGACAGTCTCAGAGTGACTAAATCTCCCTTTAAACATCATGGTGAAAGTTCCTTG AGATGCCGGGCATGCCGACAGCCTGGTCACAGATTCCAACAATGCCAGAGGCTGAAATGTCTTTCCAGGGATGAGGAAGTTTGCTTCTTTTGTGGGGAAATTGGACATTCACTTGGAAAGTGCAATGTGTCTCAAGCAG GGGGAGGAAGGTTTGCTAAGTGCTTACTCTGTTATGAACATGGACACTTCAGCTATAACTGCCCTCAAAATGGTCATGGAATTGATCCAAAG GTGCTTGAGGACAATGGAGCTATCAATAGAA GTGTCTTCTGCCATTAG
- the LOC102664068 gene encoding proteoglycan 4 isoform X2, whose amino-acid sequence MQSEFSDAKKHREEENPQTLASPEHGTEKKKKKKRKRKKITEESNEQPQVEVCPKPFADSLVSIVPQEENAETSTQNPNPPPRKKKKKNSVQGAEQVQTLDPSILLGVEPDVTKEEGAQQASDLPAETITQNRAPTPKKNKKDVQGAQQQLPICDPSNPTGVEPNFAKEEATQQGDANETAVPGINEERPGPDSMPLEDTPRKKKSAGKKKNVLIKPHGAKLELESKESNNTEHPQQCSSDSELKMKMKKGAEANAENSALCPKPELALPNDKSIPIDSVVNKRTVPTEAKVEDPQACSKPKLASSIDLPAPTNPEKKKEAEPIQNPEARVEPPQPQSCPASCAESPGNPAIPIDQSRRKQKSKRGKEKIIMCSEEKVENQGSSLHMDITLNQVPDQVQQGQTTPISLQPASLTDHTIPVHPATPIDPEQTMKKKKKKQRKNALEWEELNDNKNCTELPEISIQTSPCLIEASPIDPAIPMGSCLTIPICPAISADPEQEMSKKKKKRKSVLKSEAAEPNEHNKLPEAAPPDAPVQKSIYHIDAPSIDPIIPMGPSPPVDTETPIDQGQEMTKKKRKKKKRIVIITEGTETNEHGVKPSETPVERFTYPTVATSIDPKIPVLAPPIDTATPINQSQKTGKKKRKMSALISKGAEPNEHDDKPAGTPVQRSIHSIAEPSIDPTIPTSQAPPVDPATLVDPEPMTKKKRKKRNSALKNEGLESEKHNADPTAETPVQKTEGSTTENFKGRCNAGPAGKTPVQRTDSLRVTKSPFKHHGESSLRCRACRQPGHRFQQCQRLKCLSRDEEVCFFCGEIGHSLGKCNVSQAGGGRFAKCLLCYEHGHFSYNCPQNGHGIDPKVLEDNGAINRTVESSKRALARFNM is encoded by the exons ATGCAGAGCGAGTTCTCCGATGCGAAGAAGCACAGAGAGGAGGAAAACCCTCAAACACTCGCTTCCCCGGAACATGGCactgagaagaagaagaagaagaagagaaagagaaagaagataaCCGAGGAATCAAATGAGCAGCCCCAGGTTGAGGTATGCCCTAAACCCTTTGCAGACTCATTAGTCTCGATTGTTCCACAAGAGGAAAATGCTGAAACATCTACGCAGAACCCTAACCCACCCCCccggaaaaagaagaagaagaatagtgTTCAAGGTGCAGAGCAAGTTCAAACACTTGATCCTTCGATCCTCTTAGGCGTGGAACCTGATGTTACGAAGGAAGAAGGGGCACAACAAGCTTCAGACCTGCCAGCTGAAACAATTACGCAAAACCGTGCCCCAACCCCCAAGAAAAACAAGAAGGATGTGCAAGGTGCACAACAGCAACTTCCGATATGTGACCCTTCAAATCCGACAGGTGTGGAACCCAATTTTGCGAAGGAAGAAGCAACACAACAAGGTGATGCAAATGAAACTGCGGTCCCTGGAATAAATGAAGAACGCCCTGGACCTGATTCAATGCCTCTGGAAGACACTCCCCGGAAAAAGAAGTCCGCAGGGAAAAAGAAGAATGTGCTTATTAAGCCCCACGGGGCTAAACTTGAACTAGAATCAAAGGAGTCCAATAATACAGAGCACCCTCAACAATGCTCCTCAGACTCAGAActgaaaatgaagatgaaaaaagGGGCAGAAGCCAATGCTGAGAACTCTGCACTGTGCCCTAAACCTGAATTGGCGCTCCCAAATGACAAATCAATCCCTATTGATTCAGTAGTGAACAAAAGGACAGTACCAACTGAAGCTAAGGTGGAAGATCCTCAAGCGTGTTCTAAACCCAAGTTAGCATCCTCAATAGACTTGCCAGCTCCAACAAacccagaaaagaaaaaagaggcaGAACCTATCCAAAACCCTGAAGCACGTGTTGAACCCCCTCAACCTCAATCTTGCCCTGCATCATGTGCAGAGTCTCCGGGTAATCCAGCAATTCCAATTGATCAGagcagaagaaaacaaaaaagcaagaggggaaaagaaaaaataataatgtgctCAGAAGAGAAGGTGGAGAACCAAGGGAGCTCATTGCATATGGACATAACCCTCAACCAGGTTCCAGACCAGGTCCAACAAGGCCAAACAACCCCAATAAGCCTACAACCAGCATCCCTGACAGACCATACAATCCCGGTGCATCCAGCAACCCCAATAGACCCAGAACAGacgatgaagaagaaaaagaagaagcaaaggaaGAATGCGCTGGAGTGGGAAGAgcttaatgataataaaaattgtaCAGAGCTGCCAGAAATCTCAATTCAGACATCTCCATGCCTTATAGAAGCATCCCCAATAGACCCAGCAATTCCAATGGGCTCTTGCCTTACAATCCCAATATGTCCAGCAATCTCAGCAGACCCCGAACAGGAGAtgtcaaagaaaaagaagaaaaggaagagtGTGCTTAAAAGTGAAGCAGCAGAACCCAATGAACATAACAAGCTGCCTGAAGCTGCTCCGCCCGATGCCCCTGTTCAGAAATCTATATACCATATAGATGCACCCTCAATCGACCCAATAATCCCAATGGGCCCATCTCCCCCTGTAGACACAGAAACCCCAATAGACCAAGGTCAGGAGATgaccaagaaaaagaggaagaagaaaaagaggatTGTGATCATAACTGAAGGGACAGAAACCAACGAACACGGTGTCAAGCCATCTGAAACCCCAGTTGAAAGATTTACATATCCTACAGTAGCAACCTCAATAGACCCAAAAATTCCAGTCCTAGCTCCCCCAATAGACACAGCAACCCCAATAAACCAAAGTCAGAAGACTGgcaagaaaaagaggaagatgagTGCCCTTATAAGCAAAGGGGCAGAACCCAATGAACATGATGACAAGCCAGCTGGAACTCCTGTTCAGAGATCTATACATTCTATAGCAGAACCCTCAATAGACCCAACTATTCCAACAAGCCAAGCTCCCCCAGTAGACCCAGCAACCCTGGTAGACCCAGAACCGATgaccaagaaaaagaggaagaaaaggaaCAGTGCACTAAAAAATGAAGGGTTAGAATCTGAGAAACACAATGCTGATCCAACTGCAGAAACCCCAGTTCAAAAAACTGAAGGATCCACAACTGAAAATTTTAAG GGCAGATGCAATGCCGGGCCAGCAGGTAAAACCCCAGTTCAGAGAACTGACAGTCTCAGAGTGACTAAATCTCCCTTTAAACATCATGGTGAAAGTTCCTTG AGATGCCGGGCATGCCGACAGCCTGGTCACAGATTCCAACAATGCCAGAGGCTGAAATGTCTTTCCAGGGATGAGGAAGTTTGCTTCTTTTGTGGGGAAATTGGACATTCACTTGGAAAGTGCAATGTGTCTCAAGCAG GGGGAGGAAGGTTTGCTAAGTGCTTACTCTGTTATGAACATGGACACTTCAGCTATAACTGCCCTCAAAATGGTCATGGAATTGATCCAAAG GTGCTTGAGGACAATGGAGCTATCAATAGAA CAGTGGAAAGCTCAAAGAGAGCTCTTGCGAGGTTTAATATGTGA